Part of the Ferrimicrobium sp. genome is shown below.
AGTAACGCTTCACCTGTGCCATAGTAACTCCATCCTCTCAAGAGTAGGAGTCTCCAGTAAACCCGGGGTGGTTTAGGCAACGTTTGAATCACACCTGCTCGGAGTCCTCATCGAGCACGAGCCCGGCTCACTTGCCGCTGATGCTGAGAAGATATTTAAGATACCACTCTCCCCCACTATCGGCACCTACCCCTTGCCGAACTCAATCGGAACCCTGAAGGAGCTCTTAGTCAGTGCCGCAATTACTGCGGTCATTTCTGGCAAGGAACGAGTCTGTGTTGCCGACCTAGCGCGTGTCTTTGGCCGTGCAGCCTAGGCGCGCTGGTCACGGGATTCAAGCAGGGGAAATCCAGGGCCATGGATCGATATCCCAACGTGAGGTGTCAAGTGATCTCTGGCAACCAAGACCCCGCCCGCTTCCCGTTCGAGTGAAGTACTTTCGCCATGAGACTCCACTCTCCTACGAGCTCCGCTTGGCCGCGGCTAACCACTTGACAAAGAAGGACCTGCGTTCGGGATCTGGATTGTCGTCTAACGAGGGAAACTTTTCAATTAGGTACCCAGTGACGTACGTGAGATACCTCGAGTTCCTTGGAGACCTAGACGGCCGGGTGATCGACACCGTGGCCAATGCAGCGATTGAGCGCCCAATGTGTCCGAGATGCAGTGGGGGCGAACAGGTGAGGGTTCGCGATCCACTATCGGGCTATGTCTGTACCAAGCACGCCTACTGGCTCCGCGACACTGAGGTGACAAAATTTCAACCGCTTCCCGAGGTCATCGGCGCGGAACTCCATCTCAGGTCACTCCTTGCCGATGGCCGGGAAAATATTCTCGACACCACAAAGTACCGCTTAGCTGAACAACTCGCCTTGGTTTCACTGACGGAGGAGCAGCTGGCAACGAGAGCCGAGCAGTTGAACACGGGCTCTCTTCCGATCTGCCTCTATCCGGAGACAGTCGAATTCGTTGATCTGCTTTCCCTGGAGCAATTCCTACGAGCAATCTCGGTAGATCACTCTGTCAAGTCCAAGCGATACCACGTCATCGAGTCGCTCAAGTTCCCAGGAGTGTCGGCTCTGGGGCGAGCCCAGCTCATCGGAAGGCTCAAGACCCTCTCTGACAACTTGCACCACGAGTCGCCTTGAATTGCGCAGAGTCCTTCATTGCGCAGCGCTAATTGTTTGCGCCCCTTCGGCTACTTCTTCATCGTTTCACCCGCCTCAATCAGATCAACGATCGCAACAAGCACCTTGGGTTGCCGGCAATGTTGAGATCGTCGATCACGAACCTAGAGTCCAGAACCCTTACGATGTCCAAATCACCTGCTCACCCGAATACCACTTCCTGTCACGAACAAGCACTCCCACAAGCACTCTGCCAAACTCCCTGCTAGATGATAATCTTTCGGGAATACCTCAAAATGCCGTGCAATCGTCGCCATCATGTGTTAGGTTTTGAAGTGTACCAGACGATAACTCTGGTAGCGAGTATTACCAAAAGGAGTAATGATGAAAGTACGGAACATGGTTCGGGGGGGGCGGTCGTAGCCTTGAGTCTCGGGCTCGCTAGCTTAGGCACTGGAATTGGGTTGACGGCTAACGAGTCTCCAGTGGTCCAGGCGCAGCCTGGGGGGACTGTCGGAGGCGGAGGCGGAGGCGGTTCGGGTGCCGTCTCCTTTTCGTCGGCGTGGGTAGCCTATGTTCACAGTAAAGGTGGGTTTGGCTTCGTATCTACTTCCTCTTGCCAATACCTACCGCCGGATAATAATAATCTCGATCTTGCTTGTCTGAACTACAGTTCACATCTTACGGTTGACTTGCAGAATTTTCACAAGGAATATCACACCTTCCCTAGCTTCACAATCTACTACAATGTTAACGATCAATTTTCGTACGATCTGTATTGAGCTTCCCTTAAGACCACTTCTATCTGCGGTTAACGATTGTATTCTCTGTTGCTAGTACTATGGTCTTTGCCGGAAAGAGGATAGCGTGAAACTTCACAAAGGTGAAAACGTGAGACTGATCGGAATCCGTTGGCTCTTCGGAGTGCTCTTGCTTGGCGTGATAGCACTGCCACTTTTGGATCCTGGTGTCGTATGGGCGAAGACCTTCCCGATTGCAGTGGAGAGAGTCGGCCTCTACCCGACGTCCCTTACCGTCGATTCTGCGACGGATACGGTGTTTGTTGAGGGGGTTCATTCTGCGCCAGCAACTAAGTGGTGGTTGTCAGCGGTTGATGGAGCAACTGGCAAGGTTGTCGGTACGCTGGACGTGGGTGCCTATCCGGGGGTTCTTGCCGTAAATCCGGACACGAACACGGTGTACGCATCCGACTCAAAGGGCCTTGTGGTGATCGATGGAGCGACTGACAAGGTGATCAAGGTGATCCCTGTGAGGGTCGGGATTTGGGCCCTCGCCGTCAACTCGAAGACTAATATGGTGTATTTTGCCAGTCACGATGGATACGATGCGTATTATGGCAAGGCGAACGCCAATACAGTACTCGCCATCGATGGCGCTACCGGCAGGGTAGAGCATACATTTGATGTCGGGGATGGTGATACAAATATTGTCGACATTCAAGTGGATGCTGACACCAATGAGATATACGTGAATGATCACCGATCAATCGTCGCTATCAACGGTGCGACTGGTAAGGTCACTCGCCGTATCCCCGCCTGGTCAAGTGGTGTCGAGTTCACTGCCGACCCCAGTAACGACACGTTATATATGACTGGTAGTCATTCGGTTCTAGCCGTTGCTTTGGGGTCCCAAAGTCGACCCTCGTCGACAACCGCTGCAGTGCCCTTCGAGGTTGCAGGAGCCGCACTTGTAGTTCTTGGGAGCGGTGCGGCCCTGCTGTATTCCGTGAGGCACCGCCGCGCTTAGTGAGGCGGTGGAAGTATTCGGGAACGCCATGTCGACGATGTGAGCACGCACTGCGCGATGAAACGCCTGACGGCGTAGCGTGTTAGGCACGAGATCCAACTTGAACGGCCAACGAGAATCCGCAATGACGGGCACTGGTCTGCAAATCAGAATGCGAAGATGATCAGATCTCAGTGGTTTGCCCGACTCCTCAGACCCGGATGACAGCGTTCTCACGAGGCTGTCAGAAAACCTCGCTCGCTGCGGAACCAGACGGCCTTGCGGTTAGGAAGTCTTGCACTCTTATTGACCTTGTCCGAAATGGCCAGAATGACTGACATTGTGCACGATGTTCGGTCTCTTGGTGCCAACTATAGTGAGAATAGGCTTCCAGGCGTCTCATTAACGATGGCATTATCCCTGTTGGGAGAGTTGAGGAACTGCCAACTCTATTGACACTGGATATGTCCTATATCAATTAAGTTGGCGCAAATCTCAATACACCTGTCGTTTGCACGTATGTTTTGCAAGTTCTTAATATACCTGTCACTGTCCAGGTGACGT
Proteins encoded:
- a CDS encoding YncE family protein, producing MKLHKGENVRLIGIRWLFGVLLLGVIALPLLDPGVVWAKTFPIAVERVGLYPTSLTVDSATDTVFVEGVHSAPATKWWLSAVDGATGKVVGTLDVGAYPGVLAVNPDTNTVYASDSKGLVVIDGATDKVIKVIPVRVGIWALAVNSKTNMVYFASHDGYDAYYGKANANTVLAIDGATGRVEHTFDVGDGDTNIVDIQVDADTNEIYVNDHRSIVAINGATGKVTRRIPAWSSGVEFTADPSNDTLYMTGSHSVLAVALGSQSRPSSTTAAVPFEVAGAALVVLGSGAALLYSVRHRRA